Proteins encoded together in one Camelina sativa cultivar DH55 chromosome 9, Cs, whole genome shotgun sequence window:
- the LOC104713149 gene encoding pathogenesis-related protein 5 codes for MANISSFNILFLVFITSGIAVSATVFTIKNNCPTTVWAGTLAGKGPKLGDGGFELTPGASRQLTAPAGWSGRFWARTGCSFDGAGNGRCVTGDCGGLRCNGGGVPPVSLAEFTLVGDGGKDFYDVSLVDGYNVKLGIRPSGGSGDCKYAGCVADLNANCPNELKVMGPGNNVVACKSACAHFNTDQYCCRGAYSTPQTCPPTDFSRIFKRACPDAYSYAYDDETSTFTCSGANYEVTFCP; via the exons atggcgaATATCTCTAGTTTTAACATTCTCTTCCTCGTGTTCATCACAA GTGGCATTGCTGTTTCCGCCACCGTCTTCACTATTAAGAACAATTGCCCTACCACCGTCTGGGCCGGAACTCTCGCGGGCAAAGGACCCAAGCTTGGCGACGGCGGATTTGAACTGACTCCAGGTGCTTCCCGACAGCTCACGGCTCCAGCAGGATGGTCAGGCCGGTTCTGGGCTCGTACTGGTTGCAGCTTTGACGGCGCTGGTAACGGTAGATGCGTCACCGGAGACTGCGGCGGTCTAAGATGTAACGGCGGCGGAGTTCCTCCCGTCAGTCTGGCTGAATTCACCCTCGTAGGCGATGGCGGCAAGGATTTCTACGACGTGAGCCTTGTCGACGGTTACAATGTTAAGTTGGGGATAAGGCCTTCAGGAGGATCCGGAGATTGCAAGTACGCAGGCTGTGTCGCTGACCTCAACGCGAATTGCCCTAACGAGCTTAAGGTCATGGGTCCTGGCAACAATGTCGTGGCGTGCAAGAGCGCATGTGCACATTTTAATACCGATCAATATTGTTGCCGTGGAGCTTACAGTACGCCACAAACTTGTCCTCCCACGGACTTCTCGAGGATTTTTAAGAGGGCTTGCCCTGACGCCTATAGCTACGCTTATGACGACGAAACAAGTACCTTCACATGTTCCGGAGCTAACTACGAAGTCACTTTCTGcccataa
- the LOC104713141 gene encoding elongation of fatty acids protein 3-like, translating to MTVITYWLTEHPTIVNFRWSPTQSYAATWSFLFTAVSFYVISAVTLHLLLLLVILPLCHRRRGFSLGFIPALHSLTVSIISAVIFVGILLSAAAEIRDTRWLWRRTRTTALQWFLCFPVGTRASGRVFFWSYLFYLSRYLHLFRTFFSVIRRRKLSFFQLINQSSLLCISFLWLEYSQSFQVAAILLTTVSYAVVYGYRFWTEIGLRGACYPFVVNCQAILLGCMTVCHVGVLCIHLVKRGGCNGIGAWLFNSVLNAVISLLYLKFYCKTRSMRTTKAKHTTTSKSCKENEKVRLAS from the exons ATGACGGTGATCACTTACTGGTTAACGGAGCATCCTACGATCGTTAACTTCCGTTGGAGTCCAACCCAATCATACGCCGCCACGTGGTCTTTTCTCTTCACCGCCGTCTCGTTTTACGTCATCTCCGCCGTCActctccacctcctcctcctcctcgtaaTCCTCCCACTCTGTCACCGCCGCCGCGGATTCTCCCTCGGTTTCATCCCGGCCCTTCACAGCTTGACCGTTTCAATAATCTCCGCCGTCATCTTCGTCGGTATCCTCCTCTCCGCCGCGGCAGAGATCCGAGACACGCGCTGGCTATGGCGGCGCACTCGCACCACGGCTCTCCAATGGTTCCTCTGTTTTCCCGTGGGAACGCGCGCTTCGGGGCGCGTGTTTTTCTGGTCTTACCTGTTCTACCTCTCTCGTTACCTTCACTTGTTCCGCACCTTCTTCTCCGTGATACGACGTCGTAAGCTCAGCTTCTTCCAGCTTATCAACcagtcttctcttctctgtatCTCCTTCCTCTGGCTCGAATATTCTCAATCATTTCag GTTGCAGCGATACTATTGACGACCGTATCGTACGCGGTCGTGTACGGTTACAGATTCTGGACGGAGATCGGGTTACGCGGCGCGTGTTACCCGTTCGTCGTTAACTGTCAAGCCATTCTGTTAGGGTGTATGACGGTTTGCCACGTGGGGGTTTTATGTATTCACCTGGTCAAACGCGGCGGTTGTAACGGTATCGGTGCTTGGCTGTTTAACTCCGTTCTCAACGCCGTTATATCGTTGCTCTACTTGAAGTTTTATTGCAAGACGCGTTCCATGAGGACGACCAAGGCTAAGCACACCACCACatcaaaaa GTTGCaaggaaaatgaaaaagtcAGGTTAGCTTCGTAA
- the LOC104713140 gene encoding LOW QUALITY PROTEIN: protein ACCUMULATION AND REPLICATION OF CHLOROPLASTS 3 (The sequence of the model RefSeq protein was modified relative to this genomic sequence to represent the inferred CDS: inserted 1 base in 1 codon), translating into MPISMELPVFSTIRGVPLFSRLALVPAFGIPYSSLGATARFKCTARKARRDCVMCLVKDSAPLETCERGEHDGAEFIEVVVIGSRKDSIIDSCLDSPFPSLPLRFWSISKDSSGDFVLQQRLNHQDNVSKTMNSVELIQSRPRAFILVASAGYGSDQVEAINILSAVRSGGNLAVAVLLKPFSFEGRKRLEEVNELARKLQQHTNFCIDIDIEVLLQKDLVTLDEALRNANNAVSMAINAASALISGIHGNFIDVMHKDIKELESAEVTTILESYKEAKVGFGVGHNLKTSILRAIYDCPFFRPGTKDLNAIICIVASSVPLQKKDVKTILRTFRQTMEYTGDIILSTVYEPDLEPKVRVTTFFILSSSEEETSNKGNIFSGLVPFVLNVFTRYRSQLQKETNSGLREVPVSIKDIADSTDVKGSNQSVEGFQIDSEDLLEDSENSDSEYPLKEREPSRNSRLDPEDENIEDYGAIQREPIANWSMDSGYQIEQKFAADSGDTXVLSLGIVNLPVGVRPSKNLNSSLSVASQPSRKADSRDESFFNPNGSTKEPSETASTLLAEKYADFTKQRNLSARASSMLEAERDSSKRWSPILEMQYRGGLFKGRCQGGLPEGKGRLVLGDGSIYDGMWHNGKRSGLGTFYFKNGDVFQGTWREDFIHGKGWFYFHKGDRWFANFWKGKASGEGRFYSKSXRCGTSEGNEREEPLESXCIDVDGTRYSETWDDGVLIDRKQVDAGD; encoded by the exons ATGCCGATTTCTATGGAGCTTCCCGTTTTCTCTACTATCCGAGGAGTACCATTGTTCTCTCGTTTAGCTCTCGTTCCTGCTTTTGGCATTCCGTATTCGTCACTAGGTGCTACGGCGCGATTTAAATGTACGGCTCGAAAGGCGCGTCGGGATTGCGTGATGTGCTTGGTGAAGGATTCGGCTCCGTTGGAGACGTGCGAGAGAGGTGAACATGATGGAGCAGAGTTCATTGAGGTCGTTGTCATCGGTAGTCGCAAGGATTCTATCATTGATTCTTGCTTGGATtctccttttccttctcttcctctccgATTTTG GAGTATTAGCAAGGACAGCTCTGGAGATTTTGTGTTACAGCAGAGGCTCAATCACCAAG ATAATGTTTCCAAGACCATGAATTCAGTTGAGCTGATACAATCACGTCCAAGGGCCTTCATCCTT GTGGCTAGTGCTGGATATGGTTCTGACCAGGTTGAAGCTATTAATATTCTTAGTGCAGTAAGATCTGGGGGTAACTTAGCTGTTGCTGTGCTATTAAAGCCTTTCAGCTTTGAAGGCCGAAAGCGTCTAGAAGAG GTTAACGAATTGGCTAGAAAACTGCAGCAACACACCAATTTCTGTATAG ATATCGACATAGAGGTTTTACTACAGAAAGATTTGGTAACTTTGGATGAGGCACTGAGAAATGCAAACAATGCTGTTTCCATGGCAATAAATGCAGCTTCCGCTCTGATAAGT GGGATCCATGGAAACTTCATAGATGTGATGCATAAAGATATTAAAGAACTTGAAAGTGCAGAAGTTACAACA ATTCTAGAAAGCTATAAAGAGGCAAAGGTTGGTTTTGGAGTTGGTCACAACCTTAAGACTTCGATTTTACGAGCTATCTATGACTGCCCATTCTTTCGCCCTGGTACAAAG GACCTAAACGCTATTATATGTATTGTGGCTAGTTCGGTACCTCTTCAGAAGAAGGACGTGAAAACAATTCTTCGTACTTTTCGTCAAACAATGGAGTACACTGGAGATATTATATTATCTACTGTTTATGAACCTGATCTGGAGCCTAAAGTGCGAGTCAcaacgttttttattttaag ttcttcagaagaagaaacatccaACAAAGGCAATATTTTTTCTGGTcttgttccttttgttttaaatgtctTTACGAGATACCGTTCACAACtccagaaagaaacaaatagtGGACTTAGAGAGGTGCCAGTTTCAATAAAAGATATAGCAGACTCTACTGACGTAAAAGGTTCCAATCAGAGTGTTGAAGGATTCCAAATTGACTCTGAGGACCTCCTCGAAGATTCTGAGAACAGTGATAGTGAATACCCATTGAAAGAGAGGGAACCATCCAGAAACAGTCGATTGGATCCTGAAGATGAAAATATAGAAG ATTATGGTGCTATCCAGAGGGAGCCAATTGCTAATTGGAGTATGGATTCGGGATATCAGATTGAGCAGAAATTCGCAGCTGATTCTGGAGACA CAGTGCTTAGCCTGGGTATTGTCAACCTTCCTGTTGGTGTGAGACCTTCAAAGAATTTGAACAGTAGTCTCAGTGTTGCCAGTCAACCCTCTAGGAAGGCTGATTCCAGAGATGAATCATTTTTCAACCCTAATGGCTCGACCAAAGAACCTAGTGAGACTGCATCTACCCTGCTAGCTGAGAAATATGCTGATTTTACAAAGCAAAGAAATCTATCCGCTCGAGCCTCTTCCATGCTG GAAGCTGAACGAGATTCATCAAAAAGATGGAGTCCTATTCTGGAGATGCAGTACAGAGGAGGACTGTTCAAGGGAAGGTGCCAAGGAGGTCTTCCTGAAGGAAAG GGTCGTCTGGTACTTGGAGATGGAAGCATATATGATGGGATGTGGCACAACGGTAAAAGATCTGGTCTCGGAACATTCTACTTCAAGAATGGAGATGTATTCCAAGGCACATGGAGAGAAGATTTCATACACGGAAAG GGCTGGTTTTATTTCCACAAAGGTGATCGATGGTTTGCAAATTTCTGGAAAGGAAAAGCCAGCGGCGAAGGCCGGTTCTATTCAAAGTCGNGAAGGTGCGGAACAAGTGAAGGTAACGAGAGAG AGGAACCATTGGAGAGCNTCTGTATAGATGTGGATGGAACAAG ATACTCTGAAACTTGGGACGACGGTGTTCTTATTGACCGGAAACAAGTGGACGCCGGAGATTGA
- the LOC104713145 gene encoding protein LURP-one-related 15-like, which translates to MQQPYVYAYPQGGGSSVPLPPQAGVIVDPRYCSPQVLDLAIVRKLMKITDGNFVITNVHGNLLFEVKDPLFALHDKRILLDASGAKVMTLKGKMVSMHDRWQVFRGGSTEPGDLLYTVKRSHMLQLKAKLDVFLAHNTEEKRCDFRVKGTWHERSCVVYAGESDTIVAQMHEKHTVQSVFLGKDNFSVTVYPNVDYAFIASLIVILVEIE; encoded by the exons atgcaACAGCCCTATGTGTACGCTTACCCTCAAGGCGGTGGCTCTTCGGTTCCTTTGCCTCCACAAGCCGGAGTGATAGTAGATCCAAGGTACTGCTCTCCGCAAGTTTTAGATCTGGCGATCGTACGGAAGCTGATGAAGATAACGGACGGTAACTTCGTGATAACGAATGTGCACGGAAACCTGTTGTTCGAGGTGAAGGACCCGTTGTTTGCTCTTCACGACAAGAGGATCTTGCTGGATGCTTCTGGAGCTAAGGTCATGACTTTGAAAGGGAAg ATGGTGAGCATGCATGACAGGTGGCAAGTGTTTAGAGGAGGGAGTACCGAGCCTGGTGATCTGCTATACACGGTGAAACGATCGCATATGCTTCAGCTTAAGGCCAAACTTGATGTGTTTTTAGCTCACAACACagaggagaagagatgtgaTTTCAGAGTCAAAGGGACTTGGCACGAGCGTTCTTGTGTTGTCTACGCCGGCGAATCTGACACCATTGTTGCCCAA ATGCACGAGAAGCACACGGTGCAAAGCGTTTTCTTGGGAAAGGACAATTTCTCCGTCACTGTTTATCCAAACGTTGATTATGCCTTTATTGCCTCTCTCATTGTCATTCTTGTAGAAATTGAATAA
- the LOC104713139 gene encoding RING finger protein 5, with protein MSCNITTTNEEDASSNFGCNICLELARDPIVTLCGHLFCWPCLYKWLHYHSQSKHCPVCKASVKEDSLVPLYGMGKPSSDPRSKPCCGVSSVPNRPSATRIETARPPLGQRYHGSSLFGGHSGFAPMPTGTRFSNFLL; from the coding sequence ATGTCTTGTAACATCACCACCACGAACGAAGAAGATGCATCGAGCAACTTTGGATGCAATATCTGTCTTGAATTGGCTAGAGATCCGATCGTGACTCTATGTGGTCATTTGTTCTGTTGGCCTTGTCTCTACAAGTGGCTCCATTACCATTCCCAATCGAAACATTGCCCTGTTTGTAAAGCTTCCGTTAAGGAAGACAGTTTGGTTCCTTTGTATGGAATGGGCAAACCATCTTCTGACCCCAGATCCAAGCCATGTTGTGGTGTTTCTTCTGTCCCCAATCGTCCATCTGCGACTAGGATTGAAACAGCTCGTCCTCCTCTTGGACAAAGATATCATGGATCTAGTCTCTTTGGAGGGCATTCAGGGTTTGCTCCAATGCCAACTGGTACCCGGTTTTCAAACTTCTTGTTGTAA
- the LOC104713144 gene encoding pathogenesis-related protein 5 isoform X1 — protein sequence MANISSFNILFLVFITSGIAVSATVFTLQNSCPYTVWPGILSGNDNTLGDGGFPLTPGASVQLTAPAGWSGRFWARTGCNFDASGHGNCVTGDCGGVLKCNGGGVPPVTLAEFTLVGDGGKDFYDVSLVDGYNVEMGIKPQGGSGDCHYAGCVADVNAVCPNELRIMDPHTGIIAACKSACAAFNSEEFCCTGAHATPQTCSPTHYSAMFKSACPGAYSYAYDDATSTFTCSGSNYLISFCPTRS from the exons ATGGCAAATATCTCCAGTTTTAACATTCTCTTCCTCGTCTTCATCACAA GTGGCATTGCTGTTTCCGCCACCGTCTTCACACTACAGAACAGTTGTCCCTACACCGTCTGGCCGGGAATTCTCTCCGGTAACGACAACACCCTCGGCGACGGCGGTTTTCCCTTGACTCCAGGCGCTTCCGTACAGCTCACGGCTCCTGCTGGATGGTCAGGTCGCTTCTGGGCTCGTACCGGCTGCAACTTCGACGCCTCAGGCCACGGTAACTGTGTCACCGGAGACTGCGGCGGTGTTCTGAAATGCAACGGAGGTGGGGTTCCTCCGGTCACTCTGGCTGAGTTCACACTCGTTGGCGATGGCGGCAAGGATTTCTACGACGTGAGCCTCGTCGATGGTTACAATGTCGAGATGGGGATTAAACCACAAGGAGGCTCCGGTGATTGTCATTACGCCGGCTGCGTCGCCGATGTCAATGCGGTTTGCCCTAATGAGCTTCGGATCATGGATCCGCATACCGGAATCATCGCGGCGTGTAAAAGTGCTTGTGCGGCGTTTAATTCTGAGGAGTTCTGTTGCACCGGTGCTCACGCGACGCCGCAGACTTGTTCTCCGACGCATTACTCGGCCATGTTTAAAAGCGCTTGCCCTGGTGCTTACAGTTACGCTTATGACGACGCTACCAGCACCTTCACTTGTTCTGGATCTAACTACTTGATCTCTTTCTGCCCCACCCGGTCTTAA
- the LOC104713148 gene encoding protein LURP-one-related 15 yields the protein MQTRKKKHFKAKQNKRMQQPNVYAYPQGAGASAPLPPQPQAGVIVDPKYCSPHPVDLAIVRKLMKVKDGNFAITNVDGNLLFKVKPPLFCLHDTRNLLDGSGTQVLTLQRKMMSRHERWQVFRGGSTDQDDLLYRVKRSPMREREGRLDVFLPHNKDEKICDFKVKANRHERCCVVYAGESDDAIVAKVHENHTVRSVFLGKDSYSVTVYPNVDYAFIVSLVVIFSEAGRL from the exons ATGcagaccagaaaaaaaaaacatttcaaagcaaagcaaaacaaaagaatgcaGCAGCCCAATGTGTACGCTTACCCACAAGGCGCTGGCGCTTCGGCTCCTTTGCCTCCACAACCACAAGCGGGAGTGATAGTGGATCCAAAGTACTGTTCTCCGCACCCAGTAGATCTGGCGATCGTGCGGAAGTTGATGAAGGTAAAGGACGGTAACTTCGCGATAACGAATGTGGACGGAAACCTGTTGTTCAAAGTGAAACCGCCGTTGTTTTGTCTTCACGACACTAGGAACTTGCTGGATGGTTCTGGAACTCAGGTCTTGACTTTGCAAAGGAAg ATGATGAGCAGGCATGAAAGGTGGCAAGTGTTTAGAGGAGGGAGTACTGATCAGGATGATCTGCTATACAGGGTGAAAAGATCGCCGATGCGTGAGCGAGAGGGCAGACTTGATGTGTTTTTGCCTCACAACAAAGACGAGAAGATATGTGATTTCAAAGTCAAAGCGAATAGGCACGAGCGTTGTTGTGTCGTCTACGCCGGCGAATCTGACGACGCCATTGTTGCCAAA GTGCACGAGAACCACACGGTGCGGAGCGTTTTCTTGGGAAAGGACAGTTACTCTGTCACTGTTTATCCAAACGTTGATTATGCCTTCATTGTCTCTCTCGTTGTCATTTTTTCTGAGGCAGGACGCCtgtag
- the LOC104713137 gene encoding 30S ribosomal protein S9, chloroplastic, translating into MASISTLASSLSSLSFSSQVSQSPNTISFPRANSVFALPAKSARRASLSITATVAAPPEEVEETLELKKYVKSRLPGGFAAQKIIGTGRRKCAIARVVLQEGTGKVIINYRDAKEYLQGNPLWLQYVKVPLVTLGYENSYDIFVKAHGGGLSGQAQAITLGVARALLKVSADHRSPLKKEGLLTRDARVVERKKAGLKKARKAPQFSKR; encoded by the exons ATGGCGTCGATTTCGACCctagcttcttctctctcttcgcTCTCCTTCTCTTCCCAGGTTTCTCAGAGTCCTAACACCATATCCTTCCCCCGCGCGAATTCGGTGTTCGCATTACCGGCGAAATCAGCTCGCCGCGCTTCTCTCTCTATCACCGCCACGGTAGCTGCTCCTCCAGAGGAGGTTGAGGAGACATTGGAGCTGAAGAAGTATGTCAAATCGAGGCTCCCTGGAGGATTCGCTGCTCAAAAAATTATCGGCACTGGACGGCGTAAGTGCGCGATTGCTCGAGTTGTGCTTCAGGAAGGTACCGGGAAGGTTATCATAAACTATCGGGATGCCAAG GAGTACCTTCAGGGAAATCCACTATGGCTTCAGTATGTTAAAGTCCCACTAGTGACTTTAGGGTATGAGAACAGCTACGACATATTTGTGAAAGCCCATGGAGGTGGTCTTTCTGGTCAAGCACAAGCTATTACACTGGGAGTTGCACGTGCACTTCTTAAGGTTAGTGCAGACCACAGATCGCCTTTGAAGAAGGAAGGTTTGCTCACTAGAGATGCCAGAGTGGTTGAGAGAAAGAAGGCTGGGCTCAAGAAGGCCCGTAAAGCACCACAATTCTCCAAGCGTTAA
- the LOC104713142 gene encoding probable 1-acyl-sn-glycerol-3-phosphate acyltransferase 4, whose product MEVCGDLNSDNLKNRPLTPLRILRGLMILLVFLSTAFMFLLYFSPVAALGLRLLSVHQSRRVVSLIFGLWLALWPYLFETVNGTTVLFSGDSIPVEKRVLLIANHRTEVDWMYLWNIALRKGCLGYIKYVLKSSLMRLPIFGWGFHVLEFIPVERKREVDEPVLLQMLSSFKDPQEPLWLALFPEGTDFTEEKCKRSQKFAAEVGLPALSNVLLPKTRGFGVCLEVLHSSLDAVYDLTIAYKPRCPSFMDNVFGTDPSEVHIHVRRVLLKEIPDNEAEASAWLMDSFQSKDKLLSDFNAQGQFPNQRPEEELSVLKCIATFTVVISLTVLFIYLTLYSHSCFKVYAGLSGTYLSFATYYKLRPSPGLFSEDSCKKVKSH is encoded by the exons ATGGAAGTTTGCGGGGATCTGAATTCTGATAACTTAAAGAACCGTCCTTTGACTCCGCTTAGGATTCTGAGGGGTCTGATGATCCTTCTGGTGTTTCTGTCTACTGCTTTTATGTTCCTGCTCTACTTTTCACCAGTAGCTGCTCTAGGTCTACGGCTTCTGAGTGTGCATCAATCTAGGAGAGTTGTCTCGTTAATCTTTGGTCTCTGGTTAGCTTTGTGGCCTTACCTGTTTGAAACGGTTAACGGTACAACCGTGCTGTTCTCTGGTGACAGCATTCCTGTTGAGAAacgtgttttgcttattgcaaATCACAGGACAGAGGTCGATTGGATGTATTTGTGGAATATTGCGTTGAGAAAAGGGTGTCTTGGCTACATCAAATACGTTCTTAAGAGCAGCTTGATGAGATTACCTATTTTTGGCTGGGGTTTTCATGTTTTGGAGTTTATACCCGTGGAGAGGAAGCGGGAGGTCGACGAACCTGTTTTGCTTCAAATGCTTTCATCTTTTAAGGATCCTCAAGAACCCTTATGGCTTGCTCTATTCCCAGAAGGAACCGATTTCAC TGAAGAGAAATGCAAGAGAAGCCAAAAATTTGCAGCTGAAGTTGGTCTTCCAGCATTATCAAACGTACTTTTACCGAAAACAAGGGGTTTTGGCGTTTGCTTAGAAGTTCTTCATAGCTCTTTGGATGCAG TATATGATTTGACTATCGCATATAAGCCTCGCTGCCCATCTTTCATGGACAATGTATTCGGGACGGATCCTTCAGAAGTTCATATCCACGTTCGGCGAGTTCTACTAAAGGAGATTCCAGATAACGAAGCAGAAGCTTCTGCTTGGTTAATGGATTCATTTCAGTCAAAGGACAAACTGCTATCCGATTTCAATGCGCAGGGGCAATTCCCAAATCAAAGACCAGAAGAAGAACTCTCTGTCCTGAAGTGCATCGCAACTTTCACAGTGGTAATATCTTTGACAGTACTATTCATCTATCTGACCTTGTACTCACATAGCTGTTTCAAAGTATATGCTGGTCTAAGCGGCACATATTTATCGTTTGCTACTTATTACAAGCTTCGACCCTCACCTGGCCTTTTTAGTGAAGATTcttgtaaaaaagtaaaaagccATTAA
- the LOC104713143 gene encoding pathogenesis-related protein 5, producing MVKVSSIHILFFVFITSGVAVSATVFTLQNSCPYTVWPGTLSGNSITLGDGGFQLTPGASVQLTAPVGWSGRFWARTSCNFDASGRGTCVTGDCGGVLKCIGGGEPPATLAEFTVGSSNAGMDFYDVSLVDGYNVKMGITPQGGFGNCKYAGCVSDINEICPNELRIMDPGSGSIAACKSACAAFSSPEFCCTGAHSTPQTCSPTYYSTMFKNACPSAYSYAYDDASSTFTCTGSNYLITFCPTQP from the exons atggtgaaagtCTCCAGTATTCACATTCTCTTCTTCGTATTCATCACAA GCGGCGTTGCTGTTTCCGCCACCGTCTTCACTTTACAAAACAGTTGCCCTTACACCGTCTGGCCCGGAACACTCTCAGGCAACAGCATCACCCTCGGCGACGGCGGTTTTCAACTGACTCCAGGCGCTTCCGTACAGCTCACGGCTCCTGTGGGGTGGTCAGGTCGCTTCTGGGCTCGTACCAGCTGCAACTTCGACGCCTCAGGCCGCGGCACTTGCGTCACCGGAGACTGCGGCGGCGTTCTAAAATGTATCGGCGGCGGAGAACCTCCGGCTACATTGGCCGAATTCACCGTCGGATCAAGCAATGCCGGCATGGATTTTTACGACGTGAGCCTTGTCGACGGTTACAATGTCAAGATGGGGATTACACCTCAGGGAGGATTCGGAAACTGCAAATACGCAGGCTGCGTCTCCGACATCAACGAGATTTGCCCTAACGAGCTTCGGATCATGGATCCGGGTTCGGGAAGTATCGCGGCGTGTAAGAGCGCCTGCGCGGCGTTTAGTTCGCCGGAATTTTGCTGTACCGGAGCTCACTCGACGCCGCAAACTTGTTCTCCGACGTATTACTCGACGATGTTCAAGAACGCTTGCCCTAGCGCTTACAGTTACGCTTACGACGACGCTTCGAGCACTTTCACTTGTACCGGATCTAACTATTTGATCACTTTTTGCCCTACCCAGCCTTAA
- the LOC104713144 gene encoding pathogenesis-related protein 5 isoform X2 yields the protein MANYSSIQILFLVFFITCGIAVSATVFTLQNSCPYTVWPGILSGNDNTLGDGGFPLTPGASVQLTAPAGWSGRFWARTGCNFDASGHGNCVTGDCGGVLKCNGGGVPPVTLAEFTLVGDGGKDFYDVSLVDGYNVEMGIKPQGGSGDCHYAGCVADVNAVCPNELRIMDPHTGIIAACKSACAAFNSEEFCCTGAHATPQTCSPTHYSAMFKSACPGAYSYAYDDATSTFTCSGSNYLISFCPTRS from the exons atggCGAATTACTCAAGTATTCAGATTCTCTTCTTGGTCTTCTTCATCACTT GTGGCATTGCTGTTTCCGCCACCGTCTTCACACTACAGAACAGTTGTCCCTACACCGTCTGGCCGGGAATTCTCTCCGGTAACGACAACACCCTCGGCGACGGCGGTTTTCCCTTGACTCCAGGCGCTTCCGTACAGCTCACGGCTCCTGCTGGATGGTCAGGTCGCTTCTGGGCTCGTACCGGCTGCAACTTCGACGCCTCAGGCCACGGTAACTGTGTCACCGGAGACTGCGGCGGTGTTCTGAAATGCAACGGAGGTGGGGTTCCTCCGGTCACTCTGGCTGAGTTCACACTCGTTGGCGATGGCGGCAAGGATTTCTACGACGTGAGCCTCGTCGATGGTTACAATGTCGAGATGGGGATTAAACCACAAGGAGGCTCCGGTGATTGTCATTACGCCGGCTGCGTCGCCGATGTCAATGCGGTTTGCCCTAATGAGCTTCGGATCATGGATCCGCATACCGGAATCATCGCGGCGTGTAAAAGTGCTTGTGCGGCGTTTAATTCTGAGGAGTTCTGTTGCACCGGTGCTCACGCGACGCCGCAGACTTGTTCTCCGACGCATTACTCGGCCATGTTTAAAAGCGCTTGCCCTGGTGCTTACAGTTACGCTTATGACGACGCTACCAGCACCTTCACTTGTTCTGGATCTAACTACTTGATCTCTTTCTGCCCCACCCGGTCTTAA